The Nocardioides pantholopis genome window below encodes:
- a CDS encoding acyl-CoA dehydrogenase family protein encodes MTQDLSPDEVRVSLRAFFADRPGVAEARRIRDAAEDDALTRDGFDRDRWARAAEQLGLAAMGVPEHWGGLGLDVAHLVAAVEECGTSLYPGPARAALLAGWSLAGVPAGAPVPEEVTRAVDGLLAGDVVPGWSTAADPERAPRLVDGRLTGTAVRVTHGHAAGLVLCLARTDQGPVVALAAVSRDAARIGVDTIDLTTPRADVVLRGAPAVAVTAPHEDDVERHLTVARLLLAAEQVGGAEGCLAAMVSYAAVREQFGTLIGTYQAIQHRCSDIVIHTSAARGLVTAGAAAVDGGEDAAALRLGLLARAEAGDCFLAASSGLIQVSGGLGFTWEHDAHLFFRRARATASVGGTPEHHRHRAVEAGCLDLLGTPTS; translated from the coding sequence ATGACCCAAGACCTGAGCCCGGACGAGGTCCGGGTGTCCCTGCGTGCCTTCTTCGCCGACCGTCCCGGTGTCGCGGAGGCGCGCCGGATCCGCGACGCGGCCGAGGACGACGCGCTGACCCGCGACGGCTTCGACCGGGACCGTTGGGCGAGGGCGGCCGAGCAGCTCGGGCTGGCCGCGATGGGCGTCCCGGAGCACTGGGGCGGCCTCGGGCTGGATGTCGCCCATCTGGTCGCCGCCGTCGAGGAGTGCGGAACGAGCCTCTACCCGGGCCCGGCCAGGGCAGCCCTCCTCGCCGGGTGGTCCCTGGCGGGCGTGCCCGCCGGAGCACCGGTTCCCGAGGAGGTCACCCGTGCCGTGGACGGCCTTCTCGCCGGCGACGTCGTGCCCGGCTGGTCCACGGCCGCCGACCCCGAGCGCGCCCCCCGGCTGGTCGACGGCCGGCTGACGGGGACCGCCGTCCGCGTCACGCACGGTCACGCCGCGGGCCTGGTTCTCTGCCTGGCGCGCACCGACCAAGGGCCGGTCGTCGCACTCGCAGCGGTCTCGCGGGACGCCGCTCGCATCGGGGTCGACACGATCGACCTCACCACCCCAAGGGCCGACGTCGTGCTGCGCGGCGCCCCCGCCGTGGCGGTGACGGCTCCCCACGAGGACGACGTGGAGCGCCACCTGACCGTGGCCCGGCTGCTGTTGGCGGCCGAGCAGGTCGGCGGGGCGGAGGGCTGTCTCGCCGCGATGGTCTCCTACGCTGCCGTTCGCGAGCAGTTCGGCACCCTGATCGGCACCTACCAGGCGATCCAGCACCGCTGCTCCGACATCGTCATCCACACCTCCGCTGCCCGCGGGCTGGTCACGGCGGGTGCCGCCGCCGTCGACGGCGGTGAGGACGCCGCGGCGCTCCGGCTCGGCCTGCTGGCCCGGGCGGAGGCAGGCGACTGCTTCCTGGCCGCGAGCAGCGGACTGATCCAGGTCTCCGGCGGGCTCGGATTCACCTGGGAGCACGACGCCCACCTCTTCTTCCGCAGGGCCCGGGCGACCGCCTCCGTCGGCGGCACCCCCGAGCACCACCGGCACCGCGCAGTCGAGGCGGGATGCCTGGACCTGCTCGGCACCCCGACCTCCTGA
- a CDS encoding thiolase family protein, giving the protein MSAPVIVHAVRTPAGKRGGSLSGWHPVELAAETIAALVAQSGIDLERIDDVIMGCVSQVGPQSTNIARNAALAAGLPETVPGTTVDRQCGSSQQAIHFAAQAVASGAMDVVIAAGIECMSTVPMFSNAPGGDIRAVYGDRLQARYAERETYGVPGLVPQGLSAELIVDRWGLTREELDAYALQSHQRAATARDQGRFDREIVPVRRKVRDRETGEVTEHDELLSADECIRATSAEALAGLKPSFLPEGRVTAGNASQIVDGAAAVLIMREDVAERLGLAPRAAIRHMTVLGDDPVAMLTAPIPATQRALERTGMTADQIDLYEVNEAFAPVVLAWQREIKADMAQVNVNGGGISLGHPLGASGAKLMVTLLHELERTGGRYGLQTMCEGGGMANATVIERLT; this is encoded by the coding sequence GTGTCTGCACCTGTCATCGTCCACGCCGTCCGCACCCCCGCCGGCAAGCGGGGCGGATCCCTGTCCGGCTGGCACCCCGTCGAGCTCGCCGCAGAGACCATCGCGGCCCTCGTGGCCCAGTCCGGCATCGACCTCGAGCGCATCGACGACGTGATCATGGGCTGCGTCTCGCAGGTCGGCCCGCAGAGCACCAACATCGCCCGCAACGCAGCCCTCGCCGCCGGCCTCCCCGAGACCGTCCCGGGCACGACGGTCGACCGGCAGTGCGGCTCCTCGCAGCAGGCGATCCACTTCGCCGCCCAGGCTGTCGCGTCCGGGGCGATGGACGTCGTCATTGCCGCCGGCATCGAGTGCATGAGCACCGTTCCCATGTTCTCCAACGCGCCGGGAGGCGACATCCGGGCCGTGTACGGCGACCGCCTGCAGGCCCGCTACGCGGAGCGGGAGACCTACGGCGTGCCCGGGCTGGTCCCGCAGGGGCTTTCCGCCGAGCTCATCGTCGACCGGTGGGGCCTCACCCGCGAGGAGCTCGACGCCTACGCCCTGCAGAGCCACCAGCGAGCGGCGACCGCCCGCGACCAGGGACGGTTCGACCGCGAGATCGTCCCGGTCCGGCGCAAGGTCCGGGACCGTGAGACCGGCGAGGTCACCGAGCACGACGAGCTGCTGTCGGCCGACGAGTGCATCCGCGCAACCTCGGCCGAGGCGCTCGCCGGGCTCAAGCCGTCGTTCCTCCCCGAAGGCCGCGTGACGGCCGGCAACGCCTCACAGATCGTCGACGGTGCCGCCGCGGTCCTGATCATGCGCGAGGACGTCGCGGAGAGGCTCGGCCTGGCACCGCGCGCCGCCATCCGGCACATGACAGTGCTCGGCGACGATCCCGTCGCCATGCTCACCGCGCCCATCCCCGCCACCCAGCGGGCGCTCGAGCGCACCGGAATGACCGCCGACCAGATCGACCTCTACGAGGTCAACGAGGCCTTCGCGCCGGTCGTCCTCGCCTGGCAGCGCGAGATCAAGGCCGACATGGCCCAGGTCAACGTCAACGGCGGCGGAATCTCGCTGGGGCACCCGCTGGGCGCCTCCGGCGCCAAGCTCATGGTGACGCTGCTGCACGAGCTGGAGCGCACCGGTGGCCGCTACGGGCTGCAGACCATGTGCGAGGGCGGCGGCATGGCGAACGCGACAGTCATCGAGAGGCTCACGTGA
- a CDS encoding SDR family NAD(P)-dependent oxidoreductase, which produces MSLTADLDGVVAVVTGASSGIGRHMCSVLTRNGARVVAAARRADRLAELAEADDRITAQVCDVTDADDCTRLIEAAQDLGGPHVVVNAAGFGDARPALETSVEDFRRTLDVDLTATFQVSTLAARAMPDGGSIINIASILGLVGSWPVTQAAYCAAKGGVVNLTRQLGAEWAGIGIRVNAIAPGWFPSEQTDQMFDDERSMTWIKRNTPAGRPGRLDELDGLLLLLASPASSYLTGQVIAVDGGWTAR; this is translated from the coding sequence GTGAGCCTGACCGCCGACCTGGACGGCGTCGTCGCCGTCGTCACCGGGGCGTCGAGCGGCATCGGCCGGCACATGTGCTCGGTCCTGACCCGCAACGGCGCCCGGGTGGTCGCGGCGGCGCGGCGGGCAGACCGGCTCGCGGAGCTCGCCGAAGCCGACGACCGGATCACGGCGCAGGTGTGCGACGTGACCGACGCCGACGACTGCACCCGGCTGATCGAGGCTGCCCAGGACCTGGGCGGACCCCACGTCGTGGTGAACGCGGCGGGCTTCGGTGACGCCCGGCCTGCGCTCGAGACGTCGGTCGAGGACTTCCGTCGCACCCTCGACGTCGACCTCACCGCCACCTTCCAGGTCTCCACGCTCGCCGCCCGTGCGATGCCCGACGGCGGCTCGATCATCAACATCGCCTCGATCCTCGGTCTGGTCGGCTCCTGGCCGGTCACCCAGGCGGCGTACTGCGCCGCGAAGGGCGGTGTGGTCAACCTGACCCGCCAGCTCGGCGCCGAGTGGGCCGGGATCGGCATCCGGGTCAACGCCATCGCGCCCGGGTGGTTCCCGAGCGAGCAGACCGACCAGATGTTCGACGACGAGCGCTCCATGACCTGGATCAAGCGCAACACCCCGGCCGGCCGGCCGGGGCGGCTCGATGAGCTCGACGGGCTGTTGCTGCTGCTGGCCTCGCCGGCGAGCAGCTACCTGACCGGACAGGTCATCGCCGTCGACGGCGGCTGGACCGCACGCTGA
- a CDS encoding acyl-CoA dehydrogenase family protein, giving the protein MRRALYEETHDDFRRSFRSFVEAEIVPHHEKWEEAGRVDREMFSAAGDAGFLGMAVPEEYGGLGQADFRFNAIIGEELQRVGAIGSGMCITLHNDVVLPYLMHATTEEQRRRWLPRMVTGEIMGAISMTEPDTGSDLGALRTSARRDGDSWVLNGAKTFVTNGLNADLYIVAVRTNPQPRHKGISLVAVEDSTPGFRRGRHLDKIGLRSQDTAELFFDDARVPADNLIGDDGQGFRILMENLAQERLGLCVSAISAARTALGWTVDYCAQRRAFGTRVLDMQNTRFRLAELAARLDATQCFVDHLVELHNRGELTGEDAAKGKLLTTELQQAVVQQGLQLHGGYGFMREYPIARAYLDAPIQTIFGGTNEVMREIIGRTLEGTYGSGGVA; this is encoded by the coding sequence ATGAGACGCGCACTGTACGAGGAGACCCACGACGACTTCCGTCGGAGCTTTCGCAGCTTCGTGGAGGCCGAGATCGTGCCGCACCACGAGAAGTGGGAGGAGGCCGGCCGGGTCGACCGCGAGATGTTCTCCGCGGCCGGTGACGCCGGATTCCTCGGGATGGCGGTCCCCGAGGAGTACGGCGGCCTCGGGCAGGCCGACTTCCGCTTCAACGCGATCATCGGGGAGGAGCTCCAGCGCGTCGGTGCGATCGGCTCCGGCATGTGCATCACCCTGCACAACGACGTGGTGCTGCCCTACCTGATGCACGCGACGACGGAGGAGCAGCGACGGCGCTGGCTGCCGCGCATGGTCACCGGCGAGATCATGGGCGCCATCTCCATGACCGAGCCCGACACCGGCTCCGACCTCGGGGCGCTGCGCACGAGCGCCCGCCGCGACGGCGACAGCTGGGTGCTCAACGGCGCCAAGACCTTTGTGACCAACGGCCTCAACGCCGACCTGTACATCGTCGCCGTCCGCACGAACCCCCAGCCGCGGCACAAGGGCATCAGCCTCGTGGCCGTGGAGGACAGCACGCCCGGGTTCCGCCGCGGCCGGCACCTCGACAAGATCGGACTACGCAGCCAGGACACGGCCGAGCTGTTCTTCGACGACGCCCGGGTCCCGGCCGACAACCTGATCGGCGATGACGGTCAGGGGTTCCGCATCCTGATGGAGAACCTCGCCCAGGAGCGCCTCGGCCTGTGCGTCTCCGCGATCTCCGCGGCGCGCACCGCCCTGGGCTGGACAGTGGACTACTGCGCCCAGCGCCGGGCGTTCGGCACGCGAGTGCTCGACATGCAGAACACCCGCTTCCGGCTGGCCGAGCTCGCCGCCCGGCTCGACGCGACCCAGTGCTTCGTCGACCACCTGGTCGAGCTGCACAACCGCGGCGAGCTGACGGGCGAGGACGCTGCCAAGGGCAAGCTGCTCACGACCGAGCTGCAGCAGGCGGTGGTCCAGCAGGGGTTGCAGCTGCACGGGGGCTACGGGTTCATGCGCGAGTACCCGATCGCGCGCGCCTACCTCGACGCCCCGATCCAGACCATCTTCGGCGGCACCAACGAGGTCATGCGCGAGATCATCGGCCGCACGCTCGAGGGCACCTACGGATCGGGAGGAGTGGCATGA
- a CDS encoding enoyl-CoA hydratase/isomerase family protein produces MTVRLERYDGVARVTIDRPEKRNAMTDAMWSQLEEHLAALDPGGADRVLVVTGAGGAFCGGSDVGGLLDDLASLPGRIAVSNRCVLAMRELPIPTVAKVDGVAAGSGANLAIACDLVYASDRARFAQLFVHRGLSLDSGASWLLPRLVGERRARELCLLGDPLPAAAAHDMGMVTEVQPADALDARVDEVVARLASYSPPALAGTKQLLNDTWTRGLADALQAETDNQVAVITTDAARERISSFGRTRGAAR; encoded by the coding sequence ATGACCGTCCGGCTGGAGCGGTACGACGGCGTCGCGCGGGTGACGATCGACCGCCCGGAGAAGCGCAACGCCATGACGGACGCGATGTGGTCGCAGCTCGAGGAGCACCTCGCCGCGCTCGACCCGGGTGGTGCCGATCGCGTCCTCGTGGTCACCGGCGCCGGCGGTGCGTTCTGCGGGGGTTCCGACGTCGGTGGCCTGCTCGACGACCTCGCCTCGCTGCCCGGCCGGATCGCCGTCTCCAATCGGTGCGTCCTGGCCATGCGTGAGCTGCCCATTCCGACCGTTGCGAAGGTCGACGGCGTCGCCGCCGGCTCCGGGGCCAACCTCGCCATCGCCTGCGACCTGGTCTACGCCAGTGACCGCGCCCGGTTCGCGCAGCTGTTCGTCCACCGCGGACTCTCGCTCGACAGCGGCGCCAGCTGGCTGCTGCCGCGGCTGGTCGGCGAGCGGAGGGCGCGCGAGCTGTGCCTCCTCGGCGACCCGCTCCCGGCCGCCGCCGCGCACGACATGGGCATGGTCACCGAGGTCCAGCCCGCGGACGCCCTCGACGCCCGGGTCGACGAGGTCGTGGCCCGTCTGGCGTCGTACTCCCCGCCGGCGCTGGCGGGGACCAAGCAGCTGCTCAACGACACCTGGACCCGCGGGCTCGCCGACGCGCTGCAGGCAGAGACCGACAACCAGGTCGCGGTGATCACGACCGACGCCGCCAGGGAGCGGATCAGCAGCTTCGGACGCACGAGGGGCGCTGCCCGATGA
- a CDS encoding hydroxymethylglutaryl-CoA lyase has product MTAPAASDAVRVVEVAPRDGLQNESTRLTTEQKRELVERAVAFGARNVEVTSFVHPGKVPAMADAEALVAALPAVDGVTYSALILNERGLDRAIAAGITEVNAVVHCTDTFSRRNQGTDVAGGIEIWKRVARTARAAGVRANVTLAVAFGCPFEGEVPLDVVRDVAARVLEEPPAELSLADTIGVAVPRDVAARADAAHRLLSPGTALRAHFHDTRSCGVANALAAVEAGITILDASLGGIGGCPFAPRATGNVATEDLAYALARSGIHHGFDPVALQSAGEWLEAQIGRPLPAMVLHAGGFPAGAS; this is encoded by the coding sequence ATGACCGCCCCGGCCGCATCGGACGCCGTGCGCGTCGTGGAGGTCGCCCCGAGGGACGGCCTGCAGAACGAGTCGACCCGACTGACCACCGAGCAGAAGCGCGAGCTGGTGGAGCGGGCTGTCGCGTTCGGCGCACGCAACGTCGAGGTGACCAGCTTCGTGCACCCCGGGAAGGTGCCGGCCATGGCGGACGCCGAGGCCCTCGTCGCGGCGCTGCCGGCCGTGGACGGCGTCACCTACAGCGCGCTCATCCTCAACGAGCGCGGCCTCGACCGGGCGATCGCCGCCGGGATCACCGAGGTCAACGCCGTCGTGCACTGCACCGACACCTTCAGCCGCCGAAACCAGGGCACCGACGTCGCCGGCGGCATCGAGATCTGGAAGCGGGTCGCGCGCACCGCACGCGCCGCCGGCGTCCGGGCCAACGTGACCCTGGCGGTCGCGTTCGGCTGCCCGTTCGAGGGCGAGGTGCCCCTCGACGTCGTCCGCGACGTCGCCGCTCGCGTGCTCGAGGAGCCTCCCGCGGAGCTCTCGCTCGCCGACACGATCGGCGTCGCGGTCCCGCGCGACGTGGCGGCCCGTGCGGATGCCGCCCATCGCCTCCTGTCGCCCGGCACCGCTCTACGGGCGCACTTCCATGACACGCGCAGCTGCGGCGTCGCCAACGCCCTCGCTGCCGTCGAGGCCGGCATCACGATCCTCGACGCCAGCCTGGGCGGCATCGGTGGCTGCCCGTTCGCGCCACGCGCCACCGGCAACGTCGCGACCGAGGACCTCGCCTACGCCCTGGCGCGCTCCGGCATCCACCACGGCTTCGACCCGGTGGCGCTCCAGTCCGCCGGGGAGTGGCTCGAGGCCCAGATCGGCCGGCCGCTTCCGGCCATGGTGCTGCACGCCGGCGGGTTCCCCGCCGGCGCTTCCTGA
- a CDS encoding 3-hydroxyacyl-CoA dehydrogenase NAD-binding domain-containing protein: protein MPTLQHFTLTEQDGVRVAILDVPGRTMNVIDASVLDELRRVVDDALADPSVRGLVLASGKPGAFGGGADLTSLPALAGDPGTPQFLQRTHDLMATMADSPKPFVAAVHGYALGGALEVALGCGSIVVAEDAVLGLPESTLGLVPGGAGTQLVLSRVDPVAAIELLVSGRTLPAREALQAGLVDRVVDRDDLLATAIALAASGTAPARVHPTGDAALLAEVTRAAAGVRRPPSGAAREALVAAVTAGLARGREAGLAAEREQFLALLGSDECAALVHMFHVETAAKRRFRGTSGRPDAIAVVGAGQMGAGIAATAASHGISAAVRDIDEARIEEARNRVRAVGGADAERRWTGTADWDRFADADVVVEAVFEEPGLKRETLALVDRQVGEGALITTNTSAIPVASLADAVSGADRFLGTHFFSPVEKMPLVELVPHDGTSDVALARAGGLARALGKVPVVVADFPGFFTSRVYARWLVEGLRLLADGADPAAIEQEAKAVGFPVGPLQASDEVTLELVLKASVVQVAERVLTGRVDVPAVKGLLERLIAAGIRGKRFGRGFYAYDAGRRAGFDPGLAGLTGPGAGVAPGEAGERLLLAFVTESLLCWDDATLCHPDDGDLAAVLGIGFPRRLGGPFHWIDRTGAAEVLRRLDGLDRAAFPAGDALPRLAGEGRRFADEPRHARPGSVPTPATRTQE, encoded by the coding sequence GTGCCCACGCTGCAGCACTTCACCCTGACCGAGCAGGACGGCGTCCGCGTCGCCATCCTCGACGTCCCCGGCCGAACGATGAACGTCATCGACGCGAGCGTCCTCGACGAGCTGCGCCGGGTCGTCGACGACGCGCTGGCCGACCCGTCGGTGCGTGGCCTCGTGCTGGCCTCCGGCAAGCCCGGTGCGTTCGGCGGTGGAGCAGACCTGACCTCGCTGCCGGCCCTGGCCGGTGACCCCGGCACCCCGCAGTTCCTGCAGCGCACCCACGACCTCATGGCGACGATGGCCGACTCGCCGAAACCGTTCGTGGCGGCCGTCCACGGCTACGCCCTCGGTGGCGCCCTCGAGGTGGCGCTCGGCTGCGGCTCCATCGTCGTCGCCGAGGACGCGGTGCTCGGCCTGCCCGAGTCGACACTCGGGCTGGTCCCCGGCGGTGCCGGGACTCAGCTGGTCCTCTCGCGGGTGGACCCGGTGGCCGCCATCGAACTCCTCGTCTCGGGCCGCACACTGCCCGCGCGGGAAGCTCTGCAGGCCGGCCTGGTGGATCGGGTCGTCGATCGGGACGACCTGCTGGCCACGGCGATCGCCCTCGCCGCCTCGGGCACGGCGCCGGCGCGCGTCCATCCGACCGGCGACGCCGCGCTCCTGGCCGAGGTCACCAGGGCTGCCGCAGGGGTACGGCGCCCGCCCAGCGGTGCCGCCCGTGAGGCCCTCGTCGCGGCCGTCACCGCCGGCCTGGCGCGTGGGCGCGAGGCGGGGCTGGCCGCCGAGCGGGAGCAGTTCCTGGCGCTGCTCGGCTCGGACGAGTGCGCGGCGCTGGTCCACATGTTCCACGTCGAGACGGCGGCCAAGCGCCGCTTCCGCGGGACCAGCGGTCGTCCCGACGCGATCGCCGTGGTGGGCGCAGGACAGATGGGCGCCGGCATCGCCGCGACCGCCGCCTCCCACGGCATCTCCGCGGCGGTGCGCGACATCGACGAGGCCCGGATCGAGGAGGCGCGCAACCGGGTGCGGGCCGTGGGCGGCGCCGACGCGGAGCGCCGGTGGACCGGCACCGCCGACTGGGACCGGTTCGCGGACGCGGATGTCGTGGTCGAGGCGGTGTTCGAGGAGCCCGGGCTGAAGCGCGAGACGCTGGCCCTGGTGGACAGGCAGGTCGGCGAGGGCGCCCTGATCACTACCAACACCTCGGCGATCCCGGTGGCGAGCCTGGCCGACGCCGTCTCCGGCGCAGACCGGTTCCTCGGCACCCACTTCTTCTCACCGGTCGAGAAGATGCCCCTGGTCGAGCTGGTGCCCCACGACGGCACCAGCGACGTCGCGCTCGCGCGCGCCGGCGGCCTCGCCCGCGCGCTCGGCAAGGTGCCGGTCGTCGTGGCCGACTTCCCCGGATTCTTCACCTCGCGCGTCTACGCCCGCTGGCTGGTCGAGGGACTGCGTCTGCTCGCCGACGGAGCAGACCCCGCGGCGATCGAGCAGGAGGCGAAGGCCGTCGGCTTCCCGGTCGGCCCGCTCCAGGCCAGCGACGAGGTGACCCTCGAGCTGGTGCTGAAGGCAAGCGTCGTGCAGGTCGCCGAAAGGGTGCTGACCGGCCGGGTCGACGTACCAGCGGTGAAGGGTCTTCTCGAGCGGCTGATCGCCGCAGGGATCCGGGGCAAGCGCTTCGGTCGCGGCTTCTACGCCTACGACGCCGGCCGGCGGGCCGGGTTCGACCCCGGCCTCGCCGGGCTGACGGGCCCGGGCGCCGGGGTGGCGCCCGGCGAAGCGGGGGAGCGGCTCCTCCTGGCATTCGTCACCGAGTCCTTGCTCTGCTGGGACGACGCCACGCTGTGCCACCCCGACGACGGCGACCTCGCGGCGGTGCTCGGGATCGGCTTCCCGCGCCGCCTCGGTGGCCCGTTCCACTGGATCGATCGAACGGGGGCAGCCGAGGTGCTGCGGCGTCTCGACGGTCTGGACCGGGCCGCCTTCCCGGCCGGCGACGCGCTGCCTCGGCTCGCGGGCGAGGGGCGCCGGTTCGCCGACGAGCCCCGGCACGCCCGCCCGGGGTCGGTCCCAACCCCCGCAACCCGCACGCAGGAGTGA
- a CDS encoding ABC transporter substrate-binding protein, which yields MDPDLMPLRQMAMYTAPAYDTLLRLDEEESVQPMLATDWESGSDDQGPFLDLTLREGLEFDDGTPFTSATVAANVKRSQELEGSTNAGVLAGVSVEEVDETHVRLRDERGVGPLPRLLAGQAGMMISDQAIADKVDLTEAEAGIGAFDLESVQPNRVVYTANDDYWDEDAAAVETLEITYLADDAKLNAVRAGDVDITILPEEMTKAAEDAGYSVEHAFSAENYTFSVNTAMKPFDDPRVREALNIAIDREAICDGVLDGACEPTGQIFGAGTKVYDADLGLENFSFDLDRAKSLISEAGATGARVEIATVAGNQIFEQLATVFQHQLEQIGLEVVVKPVAPPEVVSGFAVQKSVGIAFGATGNAFDPSESLDRYVMPTGLYNPGGHELTEIVELADQARLETDQEKRIEIYQELSGSLDTGSFIVPVASPETAYVIADHVEGWKSPWAPSFPSFRGVTG from the coding sequence ATGGACCCGGACCTGATGCCGCTGCGCCAGATGGCGATGTACACGGCTCCGGCGTACGACACGCTGCTGCGCCTGGACGAGGAGGAGTCCGTCCAGCCCATGCTCGCCACCGACTGGGAGTCCGGCTCGGACGACCAGGGGCCGTTCCTGGATCTGACCCTTCGGGAGGGGTTGGAGTTCGACGACGGGACGCCGTTCACGTCAGCGACCGTGGCGGCCAACGTCAAGCGCTCGCAGGAGCTCGAGGGCAGCACCAACGCAGGCGTCCTGGCCGGGGTGAGTGTGGAGGAGGTGGACGAGACGCACGTGCGGCTGCGCGATGAGCGCGGCGTGGGCCCGCTGCCGCGCCTCCTCGCCGGCCAGGCCGGCATGATGATCTCGGACCAGGCGATCGCCGACAAGGTCGACCTCACCGAGGCCGAGGCTGGGATCGGTGCCTTCGACCTGGAGAGCGTGCAGCCCAATCGCGTGGTCTACACCGCCAACGACGACTACTGGGACGAGGACGCCGCGGCGGTCGAGACGCTGGAGATCACGTACCTGGCCGACGACGCCAAGCTGAACGCCGTGCGCGCCGGGGACGTGGACATCACGATCCTCCCCGAGGAGATGACCAAGGCTGCCGAGGACGCCGGCTACTCGGTCGAGCACGCCTTCAGCGCCGAGAACTACACGTTCTCGGTCAACACCGCCATGAAGCCTTTCGACGACCCGCGCGTTCGCGAGGCGCTCAACATCGCCATCGACCGGGAGGCGATCTGCGACGGCGTCCTGGACGGTGCCTGCGAGCCGACCGGCCAGATCTTCGGGGCCGGGACCAAGGTCTACGACGCGGATCTCGGGCTCGAGAACTTCTCCTTCGACCTCGATCGGGCCAAGAGCCTGATCTCCGAAGCCGGCGCGACCGGGGCGCGGGTGGAGATCGCGACCGTGGCCGGCAACCAGATCTTCGAGCAGCTGGCCACGGTCTTCCAGCACCAGCTGGAGCAGATCGGGCTGGAGGTGGTCGTCAAGCCGGTCGCTCCGCCGGAGGTGGTCAGCGGCTTCGCCGTCCAGAAGAGCGTCGGCATCGCCTTCGGGGCGACCGGCAACGCGTTCGACCCGTCCGAGTCGCTCGACCGCTACGTGATGCCGACCGGTCTCTACAACCCGGGCGGGCACGAGCTCACGGAGATCGTCGAGCTCGCCGACCAGGCTCGACTCGAGACCGACCAGGAGAAGCGGATCGAGATCTATCAGGAGCTCTCGGGCTCGCTCGACACCGGCTCCTTCATCGTGCCCGTGGCCAGCCCGGAGACGGCGTACGTCATCGCCGACCACGTGGAGGGCTGGAAGTCTCCCTGGGCTCCCTCCTTCCCGAGCTTCCGCGGGGTCACGGGCTGA
- a CDS encoding ABC transporter permease — MTMLVLRQLAGRVLVAVPLLLAVTFGTFLLLFAVGDPASAMAGDSATAEEIEQIRVDNGFDRPAVVQYADWLGQVLRGDLGESIQNRGTVSHLVGQHLPPTLQLSAMAMGIAIVVTLVAGVAIGLRPGGWLDRITQGISLLGLAVPNFLVGLALILVFTIWIPLFPSGGYREASEVGLVASLEYLVLPALALALSLMCLQTRTFRASLLTEYRQDYVRTARMKGVPERRVFLRHVARNAAAPLVTVIGLEVGVLITGALLVEVVFAVPGIGSLTIDSVRGQDFPVVQTLVALFGAIILFANLLADLVALWLNPVSRSKA, encoded by the coding sequence ATGACGATGCTCGTCCTGCGCCAGCTCGCCGGCCGTGTCCTGGTCGCGGTCCCGCTCCTGCTCGCCGTCACCTTCGGCACCTTCCTGCTGCTGTTCGCCGTCGGCGACCCCGCCTCGGCGATGGCGGGCGACAGTGCCACCGCCGAGGAGATCGAGCAGATCCGGGTCGACAACGGGTTCGACCGACCGGCCGTGGTCCAGTACGCCGACTGGCTCGGGCAGGTGCTCCGAGGCGACCTCGGGGAGTCGATCCAGAACCGCGGCACTGTGAGCCACCTCGTCGGGCAGCATCTGCCCCCGACGCTGCAGCTGTCCGCCATGGCCATGGGGATCGCGATCGTCGTCACGCTCGTGGCCGGCGTCGCCATCGGACTGCGCCCGGGGGGCTGGCTCGACCGGATCACCCAGGGCATCTCGCTCCTCGGCCTGGCCGTTCCGAACTTCCTGGTGGGGCTCGCGCTGATCCTGGTCTTCACGATCTGGATCCCGCTGTTCCCGTCCGGTGGATATCGGGAGGCGTCCGAGGTGGGGCTCGTCGCTTCGCTGGAGTACCTCGTGCTGCCCGCGCTCGCGCTCGCCCTCTCGCTGATGTGCCTGCAGACGCGGACCTTCCGCGCGTCCCTCCTGACCGAGTACCGCCAGGACTATGTCCGCACCGCTCGTATGAAGGGCGTCCCGGAACGCCGAGTGTTCCTTCGGCACGTGGCCCGCAATGCGGCGGCACCGCTGGTGACCGTGATCGGGCTGGAGGTCGGCGTGCTGATCACCGGCGCCCTCCTCGTCGAGGTGGTCTTCGCGGTCCCCGGCATCGGCAGTCTGACCATCGACTCGGTACGGGGACAGGACTTCCCGGTGGTGCAGACGCTCGTCGCGCTCTTCGGCGCGATCATCCTGTTCGCGAACCTGCTGGCCGACCTGGTCGCCCTCTGGCTCAACCCCGTGTCGAGGAGCAAGGCATGA